The segment GCCCAGGCGTAGTCGCCCTGCTGGGCCTGCACGCGGGTGCGGCTGTGCGGGAAGACCACGCAACTGTTCGAGAGCGTGGGCGTCAGCTCCTGCCACTTGCCCGTCGAGGCGTCGGTCTCCATCAGCGCGCCGGCTGGCCAGTAGCCGTCGCGGGCGTTGGCCAGCAGGGGCTGATACACGTGAATCTGGTTGCGGCGCGTCACGATGTCGCCCGCGCGCTGCGCGACCACGGCGCCGCTCTTGTGGTCGTCGGTCTGGTGCAGGAAGCCACCGCGGGGATACACGTTGCCCCAGAGGTTCAGGCCGGTGCGCGTACCGATTTCGCGCCGGCCGGGGATGAGCGCTTCGGGGTAGAACGCTTCCGGGATGTTGTAGCGCCAGGCGATCGTGTCGAGCGTGCTCAGCAGATACGGCATGAAGGCCGTGCCAGCGCCTTCGCAGGTGTAGCCGGAGGCGCTGGCGAACTGGCTGAACACCAGCCCGGCCGGATGGCCGATGACATCGGCGTTCTTGAACTTGGCGAGGTTGTTCTCGTTGTCGTGATTGGTCGTGCCGTCACCGCCAGCCTTGGCGGTCGGGTTGGGCATGCTCATCGCCCTGACCTCCAGCCACGGGTTTTCGCCGGTGTTCGAGTAGCTCGACACCACCGCATCGGGGACGTAGTGGCGCACCTTGACGGAGGTGCGAACCGAGCAGCCGAAGGGCGTGCAGTACAGCCAGTAGCAGATACCGACCACGCGGTATTCGAGGCAGTCGGGGGACAGCGCCGACGAGACGATGGTGGCGGTGTCCAGGGCGAACGTCGACGTGGCCGCGCTCAGCAGCAGCGAGGCGGCGGTGGCGCGCAGGCGCCGGCGTGCCAGCAGGAGGCTCATGGCTGCGTGCTCCGGTAGGCGTTGATGCGCGCGACGGCGCGGGGCACGTCGGGCTCGCCGTAGACCACGTAGCGTCGATCGACCACCACGGCGGGAATCTTGGCGATGCCCAGTCCCCAGGCATCCGCGACACCTTGATAGGCGTGGCCGATGCGGCGCTGAAGGGCCTCGCCGCCGCCATGCAACCGCTGCCGCACCACGGCTGCGGCCTGTTGCGGGTCGGCCGGCAGGTGCGCGGCGAGTTCGACCTCGATGCGCGTGGCCTGGTCCAGCTCGATGATCCGCACGCCGGCCGGGGCCTGCACCGGATGACGGCTGTCGGTGACGACGAGCACGTCGGCTGCTGCAGTCTGGGTAAACATGAACAGCACTGCCCACAGTCCGGGCGCAATGCTGATGGTCGGCAGCCGGGGCGAAGCCTTGAAGACGGGGGCCGGCATATCGGGCGTCCTTGGAGTCGATCAAAGTCACAGTCGACTTCAAGTGCCGATCTAGCGCGACAAAGAAACCGCATCCGGCCCCTGCCGGTTTCATACCCTATGCCGTTGTGAGCGTTGTGATTGCCTCCTGTCGGAGGCGGAGATCAGGTGCGGGACGCTGAGGTGCCCGCGAACCCAAGAAACGCATGCTGTAAGCGAATCGGCATCGACGGCTTGGAGCGTGCATGTAGGCTCTGCCAAGTCCCGTCACTGATGTCGCTCGGGGCGAGGCGATCTACCGAGCGCGAAACTCTTCTCAAGTAAGCGTTGACGCCATCCGCGGATTCCGAAGGAGCGCCGGCAAGAACGTACCCCACCATGAAGCCGATAGCATGGTTCTCGCCGTACTTCTCCTGGATGAATCGATCCATGCCCTCGACGACGTACTCTCGACACAAGTGAGTGTCCGACCCGGCGATTCGTTTGCATTCGATGATCGCGTGCGGATCATGCTCCTGCGTGCGCAAGAAAATTTCGACGAACGCCAGCGGGATGTCGGTACGTCCGTCTGGCAGCATCACGTTGCTTTTGGATCGCGATTCCGTGCCAGGCAGCACCATGATCTGCTTCCACGGGGAGTTCTTCAGCGCAATGCGCATCCCGTCCCGCAGGCGCTCGGTCATGATTACCTCTCCAGCGTTGGCATTCACGTCCTCGGCTGCGCATGCTCGCTGCCAACCTGCGGCCAGTGTCAGCAGAATGACCGCCACAACCTCGGGCTCAAGTTCAATGAACTCTCTGCCCAGTGCAGGAGGTGCCTCATAGGGGATCCTCAAACTTTGCCCCCTGAAAAGCTCTCCGCGACCACTGCATCGGCATCTTCCAGTGCCGCTATGCCCATCCAGTAGCGCCGCGCTGCTGGCTTGATGATCACGACTTCGTTGCGTCCGTGTACTCGCAATTCCCGCTCTGCACTGAGCGCGGTCGCAATCTTGACTTTCAGGCGCCTGCCGATACGTGCCAGTACTTCACCCAATTCGCCTTGTGGTGCCACGACGCTCACGCTCGCATTACCCGGCCCTTCTTCCAAGACAAAGCGCACGACGCGCAAGGCCGAACTGCTTGGCAAGTCGAGCACTTCGGCGCGCATGTGCCGCTTATTGCGAACGGAAAGCCAATCCTCGATAACGGACAGGAACGTCTTGGCATACGCCGTGACCTCAGTACGACTGTCCGATGGCTCCACGGATGATTCGCGGCCGGTTTCCCATTGCCACCCGGCGCGAAGGAGGCCGTCTCGAATGACAGTTCGGTCGGCATCGTTCAGTTCGTACAGATCGAAGACAGCTTCGTCCAGTTCAGCCCATCCCCTCTCGTCGGTGCCGTTGGCGCGCAGATTCTTCTCAATCTGCAGCAGGCGCTGGCCAGCCTCAGATTTCACTGCGCTCGTGAAATTAGGCACCGGTAGGAAGCTGAGGTCGCGAGCCAGCAGCTTCCTCTTGTAGATTCCAAACTCTGCAGCGGTCAGATAGAAGAACCATGTCGCAAAAGCAGAACTCAACACGGTGGCAAGCAAATGTGCCGTCCGCGTGTGCCCTCTCGGAAGAGACACTGCGAAGTATGAGTTCGTGAAGACGAGATCCCGCTCGGAGACGGCCGCCAAGACGCGTGGACTCCCCAGAAGCATTTCCTTCACGATGAGAAGCGGGGCTTGATATATCTCCCGCGATCGTGGCCATTGTGCCTTCGATTGGCTGAAAGTCGGCAAATCATCGGGAATGTTGAAGTGCTGCATGTCTTTGACTTGCAGTACATCCAATCCTTTTAGCGGGCGAGCATCGCGCGTCTGATTCTCTGGGGCCCCGCGAATCAATCCAACCTGGAAGGTAGTGTCGAGTAATGAGAGTTGCTCGCCCAGATTTCTGTGGGCCGAAGTCAAGTCATCCAGCAATAGGAGGTCACGGCGCCGGCCAACGGCTGCTGCCTTGAGCTTCAACGGCTGTTCTTGGATTTCGTCGAGTGTCAAAGTGATGACGTCACTCGGCGCCACCTCGAACGAATGAGTCCTTGCACCGCTGGGCGTCCACGGGATCTGAACGACCGTGACCTGATCCGTTCGCTGCTTCGGTCGATGACGGGCAAAGAGAACCACTGCGGGCATGGCCGCTGTCGCGAAGAGCCAACTGCACAAATTGGACAGATTTACCAAGGTGATCGGAGCCACGGCTCGCATCACATGCTGAGCTGCTGCCATGCCGGTGCCGCTGCGGCTGAAGAACGGCATCGCGCTAAGAATGATGCCGAAACGGGTCTTCTCATGTGAGAACTCCGCCGCTCGCAACACGAAATCCAAGCCTTCACCGCGCGGTTGCGCAGGTACGCCCGCAACCCTGGTCTTGCGCCGCGCTTCGGTTCCTGTCTGCCCCCTAAAGCTCCAAGGGGGATTGCCCACGATAAGGTCGAACTGCTTCAGCCCTGCCGGCGTCGCCAGCACGGCCTTGCCATCTCCATCACGTTCGACAGTACGAGCGTCACCGACGAGCAATGTCCTGCCGATCAATGGCTGGAACTTCAGGGACTGCGGTGGTTGCGGGTCAGGGTCCAGCTCAAGCGCAGCCAGGTACAGGCTGAACGCAGCGACGCGAATCGCGGCTTCGCTAATGTCTACGCCATACACCTGCCCGTAGAGCGTCGAGCGGATCAGCTCCCTCGTGGGCGGCTGACCTTGCGAGCGAAGATGAACCAAGCGCCGCAGCGCTTCGACCAGGAAGACACCGGAGCCGCACGTCAAATCCAGCACCGACTCCCGTCCAGATAGACCATCCATGACCTCATCGAGGACCAGCGAGACGACGGACAGTCGCGTGTAGTGCACGCCGTTTCGCAACGCTTCTGTGCGCTTTCCTCCAGTCTGCGGCTCAGCATGTGCAAACTGCTCGTAGATCGAGCTGATGAGCTCGACCGGAATCACGTCGAACTGGTACGGGAAGAAGCTGAGTTGCCCGCTTTCAGGATCGACAGCCTCCAGGAACTCCGCAACCCGCGTCAAATGGTGAGCTGCTGGTGTCGTTTTCACCGACGAGGGCGGAAACATATCGCCGTTGAAGGTCTGGGCCAGCCATGCGAACAGCTTGCTGGTCGCTGGCCGGTCGCGCAGGATCGCCGGCAACGCCGTGCGGCCGCATACCCGCTTCAACCGCGCCGCACTGACGATCTCGCGGTCAATCAGGTACTGGGTGAAGATCACGCGCCCAATCAAGGCCTGCGCCGCATCGCGCGCGAGATTGCCTGCGACCAAATCGCGTTCGAGACATCCAAGGTCAGACAGGAGCTTCTGATCGACGCTGGTCTTGCGATCGATGGCCGGCACCTGGGCCCAGAATTGGCCCGTCTCGATCGCCAGTCGGCCGGCCAACTCGTCCAGTTCATGAAGCGAACCTTCGATGTTCTCGAAACGCCGAATCAAATGTCTCTGGGCATCGCCTTCTTTCGCGGGTGTGCCGAAACCGTTGTACAGGTCGATACGCTGCGGCGAGATCACCCACAGCAACGGCGCGAACCCCTCGTTCCAGACCTCTCGTCGCCACTGGCTGACCAGATCGTCTGCAGGCGCGCTTTGCTCAAACTTGAAGTAGACGGTCAACGACGACGCGCTGCGCCACAATGCGTCCGGAACAAAAACGCGGCCGTGGCGCGAGGACTGCGCCTCGGCCCCCAACCGAAGACCGGGCGCGGGTTGCCCGTCCGGCAGGTAGCCGGTTGCGGCGAGCACCTGTTCCAGCGTGGCAGTGTTCACGCCCTACTCCGGATAGCTTCGGGTGGAAACGGCAACGCTGCCTGGCTCGGCGTCGGGACGATCGGCAGCATGTGCTGCTGAAGCCGCATGATCAACGGATCGAGCGGGATGACGAGAGTCGGTTGCGTCGGCGCCGGTCCAATCCCCTCGGGGCCGATATCGCACAGGGTCGCCGAAGTGGCCGTCACGAACGCCACGGACCCATTCAGCGCCAATGCGCTACTCGTGCCCAGCAACCGAAAGAGCGCGTCAACGCCGACGCTGACGGTGGCGATGTGCACTCCCAACGAGCTGACCAACTCATTGGTAACGGCCAAGCCTAGGAGATCCGCGAAGGTGAATCGGGCAGCCTTCCCGGTCTTGGACGCCAAGTAGGGCACGGTCTTGCGCCAATGCCGCACCGTTTCGACGGACACGCCGGTTAGCGTGCGCATCTGGTCCTGAGTGTACTGGATGGCGGTGACGGCAGACATTCGCGTTGCTGGCAACTAGAAAATATGCAGATTCTGCCATGCAAAGGTGTGCTTCTCAACAGGTAAAGGCCGGTTCAGCCGCCTATCCCACAAGCCTTCCAAGCTTCCGAAAGTCGCGACCATCAGAGCGCATCGCGAACGTGTGGATAGGGGCAAGACGCAAGGCGCCCCCGGAAGGGGCGCCTGCGGACTACAACAAGCCGGCTTCGGCGAACGAGTACGGGCTGCCCTTGCCGACGATGAAGTGATCCAGCACCCGGACATCGACGGTGGCCAGGGCGCTCTTCAGCCGCTCGGTGATCACACGATCAGCGGCCGAGGGCTCGGTGTTCCCCGAGGGATGCTGATGCGCCAGGATCAGCGCCGAAGCGTTGAGCGCCAGCGCACGCTGGACCACCACCCTCGGATACACCGAAGTCTGGTCGACCGTGCCCTTGAACAGCGGCTCGTAGGCGAGCACCTGGTGCTGGTTGTCGAGAAACACGACGGCGAAGATTTCGTTCGGCTCCGCGACCAGTTTCAGGCGCAGGTAGTCGCGCACGGCGGCGGGACTGCCCAGCGCCGGACCGGCCTTGAACACGCGGTTCTCCAGCAGGGTGATGGCCTGCTGGATGATCCAGTCTTCGTGCTGGGCGGCGATCAGGGTGAGCGACTCCGGGCGGGAGTCGGCGATGGCAAGAGACATGGCGAACCTCCAATGGATGAGATCGGAGGGCGCCTGCCCCAGGAGGGCACACCCTCCGGGGGACGATGGGGATGGAACAGGTGACGAGCGGGCATCCACCACCGCGGATGCGGTGGCTGTTCGCGTCAAGGGATGCGATGCGAACGGGTTTCGATCAACGCGGACGAGCCGCGCCGCAGCCTTGAAGATCGATGGCTACCTGGGCATGTCACCGGCGACGCCGGCGGGCATGTCTGGGGAATGGGCGGGTTCGGCCGCGGTCGTGCTGCCGGCGGCGAGCAGGTCGATGGCCGACAGCAAGGCATCGCCTTCGACGGGACCGTGCAGCAGGAGGGTCTTGCCGGACTCGCGGTCGCGCAGTTGCAGGGCCGGCGTGGCCGCGATGCCCTGCTGTGCTGCTTCCGCCGCCTGGGCACGGATGACGGCATCGGGGCGCTCGCTGTCGAGACAACCCTGCATGGCCGGCGTGAGGTCGGGATAGCGCAGGCCCTCCGGCAGGCCCTGGCCGTCGCCACGGGTGTTTGCGTAGAGCCAGGCCACTGCCTGCCAAAGCGCGGCGTGTCCGCCCGTCTCGCCCGCGCACTCGGCCAGGCGTGCCCCGGCAGTCGCGGCCGGCTCGTGCATGGACAGCGGCAGGTGGTGCCACTGCCAGTTCACCTCGGGATGGGCGTCGATCCAGCGCTTGAGTTCGGGGAAGTAGGCCCGGCAGTACGGACACTCCAGGTCGGCGTAGCCGACCACCGTGAAGCGCGCATCGGCACGGCCATACAGCCAGGGCGGGCCAGCCGGTTTCGGCCCCTCGGACCCGGCGGCGGCCAGGGGCATGGACTCGGTTGCCGGATGCGGCGCGCGCAGCAGCATCCACGAGGCAACCGCAATCGTCACCACGATCAGCAGACCGATCCAGGGATGACGGCGGGCGAATGAGGGCAGGCGCATCGTGTCGCTCCCGTCAGGCCAACGTATCCAGCGCCAGCGGTTCGATGCCCCGCGCACGGTCGATCTTCTCGGCCACGCGGAAGGCGGCGTCCAGCTCGCTGATGCCGTGCTGCTGCATCAACTGGAAGCGTTCGGCCTTCTCTTCGGGCTCGGTCATCGCCATCGCCAGGTAGAGGCTGGGCGGCACGGCGCGGAACAGCACTTCCATCGACTTGGACAGGATGACGCCCTCGCTGAACTTGCCGGCCTCCTTGCGGGCCGAGAGCATCAGCGCCTTCTGCGAAGCGTTGAGTTCGCGGAAGCGCGCGATCTTCTCGACTTCATCGGGCGGCATCGACAGGCAGATCCACCACTCGATCATGTTGAGCATGGGCTCGGCCGCTTTCGGCAGGTCGTCCAGGTTCTGCGTGGCGAGCCAGAACCAGGCGCCGAGCTTGCGCCACATCTTGGTGATCTTGACCACGTAGGGCGCGAGCAGCGGGTTCTTCGTGATGATGTGGCCTTCGTCCGTCACGTTGATGATCGGGCGGCCCAGGAACTGGTCGCGCTCGGCGATGTTGTTGACGGTGTTGATGAGCGAGATGTAGGCAATCGAGAGTTGGGCGTTGTAGCCCTCGCGCGCGAAGGTGGCGAGATCCACGATGGTGATGTCCGCCTCGGGCCACGGCGTGCCGGACCGGTCGAACATCTCGCCGTCCACGCCTTGGCAGAACATGTCCATGGCGTCGGCCATCTCCAGCAGCCGTGCGCGCCGCATCTCAGGCAGCGTGGCGTCGCGGGCGCGCTCGCGCAGCGCCTCGCGCACGTCGCGGGTCAGTACCGTGCGCTTCTCCGCTACGCAGCGCTGGGCCGCATCGAGGATGCACTGGCGGATCAGGCTGCGGTCGGCGCGCGTCATGCGCGCTTCTTCCTTGTCCTCGCCGCCGGTGATCATCAGCCGTGCAGTGATCTCCAGTTCGCCGAGCACGTCACGCTGCTCATCGCCTTCCACGGCCATGCCGGCATCGGTCTGGTCTTCGTCGAGCGCATCAGCGTCCAGCGTCTGTACCTGGCTCGGCGTATCGACCAGGCGCCAGGCGTCGGCGAACGGAGCCAGACTGACGCCCGCGCCGGGCGCGAGCTTCACCCGATGCACGGTGAGACCCAGCCGTGCGGCGAAGTCGCCGAACAGGCCGAAGCTGTTGCCCGCCTCGACGATGAACAGGCGCGGCCGATAGATCGCCGTCACCTGATTCAGGATGTTGTTGAGCGTCGCGCTCTTGCCCGAACCCGTGGGGCCGAACAGGAACAGATGCGCGTTCATCTGCCGGTCGAGGCGGTTCAACGGATCGAAGGTGATCGGCCCGCCGCCGCGGTTGAAGAACGTGATGCCCGGATGCCCCGTGCCCTGGCTGCGGCCCCAGACCGGCGCCAGGTTCGCCGCATGTTGCGCGAACATGAGCTGGGTGTACCACTGGCGCTTGTCGGCAGCCGGATCGAACACGCACGGCAGCCAGCGCAGATAGCTGTTCAGCGGCGCCACCTCGTCTTCCTCGCGCACCGGCTGCAGGCCGGCGTTGAGCATCACGTTGACGAGCTGCAGGCCGCGCGCATCGAGCTGGGCCAGGTCGCGGCCGCGCAGGTAGAACGCCAGCGCGCCGCGGTAGAGCTTGTGCGCACTGCCGATCAGGCCGCGCGCCTGCTGCACGTCCTGCCGGGTCTGCTCCGAGGCCAGGGTCTCGCCGACGGCCTTCCTGGCGAGGTGGTTGAGGTGTGCCTCCAGCACGTCCTGGGGCGTGGCGACCAGCGTCAGGCACATCACCGTGTCCTCGGGCATCTGGTCGAACAGCGCGTTCATGGCGTCGCCGCCCTTGCGCGTCTCGCCCGTCAGATGGCCCGTCACGGGTGGCGTGCGCAGGCGATCCATCACGATCACCCGATGCGGCATGCCGTCGAAGAACCACAGGCCGTTCGGCACGTCCGAGCGTGGCTGGCCGAAGAACAGGCGCTGCGCGAAGTCGGTGCCGCTGGCGAGTTCGATCTCGCCCTCCTCCCGCTCTTCCGGGTAGCGGGTCAGCGCGTAGAAGCGTTCCCGGTCTTCGGCAGTGGCGCCGAGCAAGGTCGGGTTCGGGTTGAACCAGCGCAGCAGCCAGGCGTGGATGTCCGCCGCGCCGAGACGCCGGGCCTTCACGCCGGCATTCGCCAGCCCGCCGACGAGGCGGTCGCAGATCGTGGTCAGCGCCTGCTCGGGCGACTGGCCGCGCCGCGAGGCCGGGGCGGCGGACGTGCGGCGGTAGACCACCATGCGCACGCGCCGGATCTGGCCGCGCCACGGCAGGCGCGTCACCGTGGTGTCCTCGAACAGGCCACCCGGCTTGGCGATGGCCCGCAGGTGATGGGCGAAGAAGCGCAGGTAGAAGTCGCTGAACGCGCTGCCCTGCGCACGCGGCTGCAGGTAGTTCGCCAGGGAGCGCAGATAGTTGTCCCAGTCGGCCTCGTCCTGGGCGTAGAGCTGCACCACCCAAGGGTTGTCGTCCAACTCGTCGAAGGAGTCCTGCAGGGCGTTCTCCAGCGCATCGCGCGCCTGCCATAGCCAGGCCATCTCGCGGCCCTCGGTGCCGACCGGCGCCAGTTCGAAGAAGGCCGCCACCGACTGGCCGTCTTCCAGCAACATGCACTTGCTGCCGGGCAGGTACTCGACCCAGGGCAGCAAGTCCGCGAACGACGGCGCGACGCCATAGAGCGCATCGTGGTCGGCCTGGGTGGCCGGTCTGCGCCGGCCCCGGCCGAGCGCGCTGCCCGGCTCGGCGACACCCTGTGCCGCCAAGGCCGTTACGTGCCGTGCCCAGGCATCATCGGTCGCATCCGCGGCGTCAGCAGGCGATGCGCCGGGCTTGCGTGACCACCAGGCCATCAGTAGTCCTCCACGCGCTCGCCCGGCATCGCGTACTGCACGCGCTGGTAGAGCGGGAACACCGTGCTGTAGCCGGGCACCGGCACCGGGTCGGTGCCCGCCAGGTGCGGGAATACGTACATCACCAGGTCGGGGTTCGGCAGGCGGTGGAACTGGCGGTAAATCTCGTTCTGCGCGGTACGGGTGTAGCGCGCCTGCATGCCGGGCGTTGCCTGCACAGCGGCCTCGGTCAGCGGCCGGCGCAGGCCCTGGCGCGCATCGAGCAGTTGCCGGGCGGCTTGGCCGCCGCCCGCGCTGCCGCCGGTCTCCTGATGCCAGATGTCGAGCATGGTGCTGTCGCCGTGCGGCAGCAGCTTCTCCTTGCTGGTAGCGCAGCCGCCGAGCAGGGTGGCCGCCAGCAGCACGGCGGCCGCGTCAATCCAGATCCGAGGCATGGGCTTCTCCGGTGCGGTGGTGGACCCGACGCCCCTTGGCGTCGTAGTCGATGTCGAGCGGCTGCTCCAGATGCACGGCCACCCTGGCGCCAGGCTGCACGTAGACCGCCGCGAAGGCCTGGCCGTAGAGCTTGTTGACCCAATCGGCCATGTCGCGCACGCCGCCCGCGAGGATGCGGCCCATCGCTTCGTTGCCGCTGATGCCGACGGTGCCCAGCGAGCCGTTGCTGTTGGCGACCACGGCCACGCTGCCGTTGTCGGACTTGATGAGCGAGGCCGCGCCGGCGCCGGCCGCGGTGATGAGTGCCTGGCTGCCCAGGTACTGCTGGGCGTTGCTGCGCCGCTCGCCGCTGACGCAGGGAATGCCGTAGGGGTCGCTGATCCAGCCCAGGCCGCCTTGGATGCTGGCGCCGTTGTGCCCCGAGTTGCCGCCGCTGCTACTGCCCTTGCTGCTGTCCTCCGGCACCGTGCGGATGGTGCCGTCCTGGAACACGAACGTGACCGAGCGGATTTGCCCGCGCACGCACGAGAGGGTCCAGTCGCCCGAGGCCGTGCCGCTGACCACGGCGCCGGCGACGTCGGGGATGTCGATGCCGTTGGCCGTGAGGTTGTCCGGGCCGATCAGCACCTTGAACGGGT is part of the Stutzerimonas balearica DSM 6083 genome and harbors:
- a CDS encoding HsdM family class I SAM-dependent methyltransferase, which translates into the protein MNTATLEQVLAATGYLPDGQPAPGLRLGAEAQSSRHGRVFVPDALWRSASSLTVYFKFEQSAPADDLVSQWRREVWNEGFAPLLWVISPQRIDLYNGFGTPAKEGDAQRHLIRRFENIEGSLHELDELAGRLAIETGQFWAQVPAIDRKTSVDQKLLSDLGCLERDLVAGNLARDAAQALIGRVIFTQYLIDREIVSAARLKRVCGRTALPAILRDRPATSKLFAWLAQTFNGDMFPPSSVKTTPAAHHLTRVAEFLEAVDPESGQLSFFPYQFDVIPVELISSIYEQFAHAEPQTGGKRTEALRNGVHYTRLSVVSLVLDEVMDGLSGRESVLDLTCGSGVFLVEALRRLVHLRSQGQPPTRELIRSTLYGQVYGVDISEAAIRVAAFSLYLAALELDPDPQPPQSLKFQPLIGRTLLVGDARTVERDGDGKAVLATPAGLKQFDLIVGNPPWSFRGQTGTEARRKTRVAGVPAQPRGEGLDFVLRAAEFSHEKTRFGIILSAMPFFSRSGTGMAAAQHVMRAVAPITLVNLSNLCSWLFATAAMPAVVLFARHRPKQRTDQVTVVQIPWTPSGARTHSFEVAPSDVITLTLDEIQEQPLKLKAAAVGRRRDLLLLDDLTSAHRNLGEQLSLLDTTFQVGLIRGAPENQTRDARPLKGLDVLQVKDMQHFNIPDDLPTFSQSKAQWPRSREIYQAPLLIVKEMLLGSPRVLAAVSERDLVFTNSYFAVSLPRGHTRTAHLLATVLSSAFATWFFYLTAAEFGIYKRKLLARDLSFLPVPNFTSAVKSEAGQRLLQIEKNLRANGTDERGWAELDEAVFDLYELNDADRTVIRDGLLRAGWQWETGRESSVEPSDSRTEVTAYAKTFLSVIEDWLSVRNKRHMRAEVLDLPSSSALRVVRFVLEEGPGNASVSVVAPQGELGEVLARIGRRLKVKIATALSAERELRVHGRNEVVIIKPAARRYWMGIAALEDADAVVAESFSGGKV
- a CDS encoding TIGR03757 family integrating conjugative element protein, whose amino-acid sequence is MPAPVFKASPRLPTISIAPGLWAVLFMFTQTAAADVLVVTDSRHPVQAPAGVRIIELDQATRIEVELAAHLPADPQQAAAVVRQRLHGGGEALQRRIGHAYQGVADAWGLGIAKIPAVVVDRRYVVYGEPDVPRAVARINAYRSTQP
- a CDS encoding TIGR03751 family conjugal transfer lipoprotein; this translates as MPRIWIDAAAVLLAATLLGGCATSKEKLLPHGDSTMLDIWHQETGGSAGGGQAARQLLDARQGLRRPLTEAAVQATPGMQARYTRTAQNEIYRQFHRLPNPDLVMYVFPHLAGTDPVPVPGYSTVFPLYQRVQYAMPGERVEDY
- a CDS encoding conjugative transfer ATPase encodes the protein MAWWSRKPGASPADAADATDDAWARHVTALAAQGVAEPGSALGRGRRRPATQADHDALYGVAPSFADLLPWVEYLPGSKCMLLEDGQSVAAFFELAPVGTEGREMAWLWQARDALENALQDSFDELDDNPWVVQLYAQDEADWDNYLRSLANYLQPRAQGSAFSDFYLRFFAHHLRAIAKPGGLFEDTTVTRLPWRGQIRRVRMVVYRRTSAAPASRRGQSPEQALTTICDRLVGGLANAGVKARRLGAADIHAWLLRWFNPNPTLLGATAEDRERFYALTRYPEEREEGEIELASGTDFAQRLFFGQPRSDVPNGLWFFDGMPHRVIVMDRLRTPPVTGHLTGETRKGGDAMNALFDQMPEDTVMCLTLVATPQDVLEAHLNHLARKAVGETLASEQTRQDVQQARGLIGSAHKLYRGALAFYLRGRDLAQLDARGLQLVNVMLNAGLQPVREEDEVAPLNSYLRWLPCVFDPAADKRQWYTQLMFAQHAANLAPVWGRSQGTGHPGITFFNRGGGPITFDPLNRLDRQMNAHLFLFGPTGSGKSATLNNILNQVTAIYRPRLFIVEAGNSFGLFGDFAARLGLTVHRVKLAPGAGVSLAPFADAWRLVDTPSQVQTLDADALDEDQTDAGMAVEGDEQRDVLGELEITARLMITGGEDKEEARMTRADRSLIRQCILDAAQRCVAEKRTVLTRDVREALRERARDATLPEMRRARLLEMADAMDMFCQGVDGEMFDRSGTPWPEADITIVDLATFAREGYNAQLSIAYISLINTVNNIAERDQFLGRPIINVTDEGHIITKNPLLAPYVVKITKMWRKLGAWFWLATQNLDDLPKAAEPMLNMIEWWICLSMPPDEVEKIARFRELNASQKALMLSARKEAGKFSEGVILSKSMEVLFRAVPPSLYLAMAMTEPEEKAERFQLMQQHGISELDAAFRVAEKIDRARGIEPLALDTLA
- a CDS encoding MerR family transcriptional regulator codes for the protein MSAVTAIQYTQDQMRTLTGVSVETVRHWRKTVPYLASKTGKAARFTFADLLGLAVTNELVSSLGVHIATVSVGVDALFRLLGTSSALALNGSVAFVTATSATLCDIGPEGIGPAPTQPTLVIPLDPLIMRLQQHMLPIVPTPSQAALPFPPEAIRSRA
- a CDS encoding TIGR03756 family integrating conjugative element protein encodes the protein MSLLLARRRLRATAASLLLSAATSTFALDTATIVSSALSPDCLEYRVVGICYWLYCTPFGCSVRTSVKVRHYVPDAVVSSYSNTGENPWLEVRAMSMPNPTAKAGGDGTTNHDNENNLAKFKNADVIGHPAGLVFSQFASASGYTCEGAGTAFMPYLLSTLDTIAWRYNIPEAFYPEALIPGRREIGTRTGLNLWGNVYPRGGFLHQTDDHKSGAVVAQRAGDIVTRRNQIHVYQPLLANARDGYWPAGALMETDASTGKWQELTPTLSNSCVVFPHSRTRVQAQQGDYAWALWRPYSCCRRRGQVFLGSVDFM
- a CDS encoding DsbA family protein produces the protein MRLPSFARRHPWIGLLIVVTIAVASWMLLRAPHPATESMPLAAAGSEGPKPAGPPWLYGRADARFTVVGYADLECPYCRAYFPELKRWIDAHPEVNWQWHHLPLSMHEPAATAGARLAECAGETGGHAALWQAVAWLYANTRGDGQGLPEGLRYPDLTPAMQGCLDSERPDAVIRAQAAEAAQQGIAATPALQLRDRESGKTLLLHGPVEGDALLSAIDLLAAGSTTAAEPAHSPDMPAGVAGDMPR
- the radC gene encoding RadC family protein, producing MSLAIADSRPESLTLIAAQHEDWIIQQAITLLENRVFKAGPALGSPAAVRDYLRLKLVAEPNEIFAVVFLDNQHQVLAYEPLFKGTVDQTSVYPRVVVQRALALNASALILAHQHPSGNTEPSAADRVITERLKSALATVDVRVLDHFIVGKGSPYSFAEAGLL